The Deinococcus puniceus genome segment GATGGCTCTGACATGATCTGGTTTGCCCTCACCCTGCTGGCCTTCGCACTCGGCGTGGTGCTGCAACTTCACTTGCAGTCCCGCCCACTGCTGCGAACGTTACTGAACCCCACCTTGCTCGCCACCGTTCTAGTCGGTATTGTGCTGCTCCTGACACGCACGTCCTACGACACGTACACGCGGGCAACCGAACCCATCTCGGCATTCTTGGCTCCGGCAGTGGTGGCACTGGCCGTGCCGCTGTACCGCTTGCGTGGGCTGCTGGCGCGGCAATGGCGGGCGCTGTTGTTGGGTGGGGCGGCGGGCACACTGGCGGGCGTAGCTTTAGATACCCTGCTCCCGCGTGCGCTGGGCCTGAGTCCGGATGTACAGCGGGCGCTGGCAACGGCCCCGGCCACCAGCCCGGTTGCGCTGCAATTGGCAGACATCACGGGGGCGACTCCAGCGCTGGCAGCGACGTTGGCCGTGCTTTCGGGCCTGTTGGGGGCGCTGATCTTGCCCGCCTTCCTGACCCGGTTGGGCGTGCGGCATCCCTTGGCACGCGGCATCGCACTGGGAGCCGTCGCACACGGCATCGGCACCGCCCGCGCCCGCGAGGAAGGCGAGTTGACTGGGGCCGCCAGCAGCATCGGCATGGGGCTAGCAGCGTTGGTGGTGACGTTGGTGGTCGCGGCGCGGGGCTGAGTCCTGCGTTCAGGACGTATTCAGCCTGACTTGAACTCTAAACCCAGACTCCAGATTGCGTAGCCATCACGCTTTTCTACGATCTACCGTCTACGTTCTGCCTACTCTCCGTCCCCCGTATCTAAGGAGGACACACTTAACATTGCGAGTTTCCGGGAAAACACCGGAATCTCTCCATTCCCAGCGCGCCCTCCTTCTTTCGTTTCTCGCTCCGCTCGGTAACGCTAAAGCTTTACAGCGAGGTATCCAGCAGCAACTTGGGCCGAAACTTAAGCCCGTCGGCGGCCACAAGGTAGGCCGGAATGCCGTCTACCTGCTGAATGGCCCGCTCCGGTGGAACGCCGTGCAGGTGGCCGTACACGATCAGATCGGGCCGGGCCGCCGCGATCACGTCGGTCAGGGGATTGGGCGGGTAGGGCGGCGAGGCGGGTGGGTAGTGCAGCATCATCAGAAAGTGGTCGCCGGGTTGCCGCAACGCCCCAGCGGCCTTCACACTCAGGCTCAGGCGTTCGGCCTCACGGGTCAGCAGGCGCTCGTCTTCGGCATTCAAGGCCTCATGTCCGGGTGTTGTCCAGCCGCGTGAACCACAAATGACGACGTTGCCCACGCGCACGGCGTCGTTGACGATTGCCAACATTCCCGCAGGCAGCGCGGCCCGCAGGCGGCTGGCAGTCGGCCACCAATAATCGTGGTTGCCGCGCAGCAGCACTTTGGTTCCCGGCAATTCGGCCACCACGCTCAGGTCGGTCAGGGCGTCGGGCAGGCGCATGGCCCACGACAGGTCACCGGGGAGCAGCACCACGTCTTCATCACGCACCAGTTCACGCCAGTGTGACCAAATCGCCTCCGGGTGGCCTGCCCACTGCGGCCCAAACACCGTCATGGGTTTGGGAATCACGGTGGCAAGGTGCAGATCGGCAATGGCAAACACGCGCATAGGGGCACTCCGGCAAGAAGGAAAAGGCAGACAGGCAACGGCAGTGTCCAGCATAACCGAAGCGGGATCGCCACAAAAAAAACCTCCCACGAGCAGGGAGGCTTCCGGCGTGGTCGGGGCGAGAGGATTCGAACCTCCGACCCCGTCGTCCCGAACGACGTGCGCTACCAGGCTGCGCTACGCCCCGATTCCACGGCCCGCCGCGCCAGTTGGGGCCGCTTTGGTGCAATCGGCAGTTTACGCGGGCCAGATTGGGAGTGTCAAGCAAGCGGGTAGCCTACAGAAAGCAGGCCAAATGGCAGACGGGGTGGGCGTTCACGCACCGGGAAGTCTAAGGGTCAAAGGGTCGAAAGGACTGAGGTTTTTGCCGTTCTTAGAGCCTTCGACCCTAGACCCTTAGACTGCCTCAACCACAGCCCCCCTACTCCTCATCGTCCATAAACTCCGGCTCCACGGCATCCTCATCGTCGATCTGCTCGGCGCTGACTTCGCGGATGGCGTTCCAGATAACGGCCCCCGGAAAGCCGCGCCGCGCCAAGAATCCGTAGGCGCTAGACCTCGGATCACGCTTGCGGCTGAGGCTGGGCCAGCGGCGGCTGAGCAGTTCGGTGGCGGATGCCTGCTCGTCGTCTGGATCTCGGGCCAACATGGTTTCGTCGATGAGGGGGGCCGTGACGCCCCGGCGCTTGAGGGTTTGGCGCACGCGGAAGCCGCCGATGCCGCGCCGCGCTCCTTCGGCCTGCGCCACCTGTGCGTCGTCTTGATACCCCAGCTCCTGCACCCGCTCCAGCACTTCTTCTACCAATGCTTCGTCGTCGCTGCGGCGTTGCAATTTGGTCTTCAGTTCAGCGGCGGTCAGCGCCCTTGCCCCCAGTGCGCGAAAGGCATAGGCCAGCAGGCTGTCGCGGGCTTCTTCGGGGGTGGGCACGCGGGCGGGCTTGGCGGGCTTTCCCTCTGCATCAGTGCCGTCCAATTCAGGGATTGCGCGTGGTTTTCGGGGCCGGAAGCTCACGCCGGGCAGTCTAGCGCTTGACCCAATCCGCCATACCGGATACAGTAACGAAGTTGCCCATTTTGCCTCTGATTCATTTCTAGGCACTCTGGCTGACCCCGAATCAGGCTCAACGTGGCCTGAGCGGGTGCGCCGAAGGCAACCGAAATTGCCCGGTGCGTCGAGTTCCCCAGCGTGGGAACCGCCCCGAATGCATCCAAGATGGATTTGGGAGAATAAGGAGAACGAATATGGCCCTACGTCACAAGTCTGCCCAGAAACGCCACCGCCAGAGCCTCAAGCGCCGCATGCTGAACCGCAGCCGCAAGAGCACCATCAAGACCTTCGTGAAGAAGGCCGTGGACGCCGCCCAGCAGAACGTTGCTGACGCCGCCGCCGTGCAGAGCAAGGCCGAGAGCCTGATCGACAAGGCCGCCAAGGGCAGCACCCTGCACAAGAACACCGCCGCCCGCAAGAAGAGCCGCCTCGCCAAAGCCATCAACAAGCTGAAGGCCGCAGCCGAGCAAGCCTAAGCGACAAAAACGAAGGCAGGGCCGACGCTTGAATGTGCGTCGGCCCTGTTTTTTGGTGTTTTGGATGGGGTTGGCGTGTAAACCCCCCCGTTGCTTCGCAACGCCCCCCCTTAGAGGGGAGGACAAGTGCTTTTTCGCTCCCCTTTAAGGGGGGCTGGCCGCGAAGCGGACTGGGGGGTTCACACACGACTTCATTCCCTCAATCGGCCAGATACCGCAAAAACTCGCGCATGGCGTTGACACACGGGCTGCCTTCAAACTCCGCGCTGCTGCCTGTCACGGTACGCAGGATGCCGCTGTCGCTGAGATACAACTGACTGATGCGGTAAGTGACGCCGCCCTGCTCGTAGGAGTACGACGCCAGAATGCTCCATGCCCCGGCGCGGTCTACCGGTTGCGTGACCACTTCGCGGACTTTGCGGGCGCTGAGTTTGGATTGCAGTTTGAGGGCAAAGGCGCGGGCCTGATCCTGAGTTTTGAAGGCGGGGAAGGCCTGCCCATGTTTTTCCTCGCGCAGAAGGCACGCGCCCGCTTCGTCTATCCACTCGTTGGCGTTGCCCGCTACAGGTGTCCAGCCGGTCATGGGCACGATCAGCGCCTGTGCCGGAGCAAAAGCGAACACGGCGGCGGTCAGCAGGGCAGCAACAGGGGTACGGGCAGACATGGCTCCCCCAGACTAACAGGGCGGTTATGACAAGCTTGGGATAATTCTCATGGAAACTAGACCGGGCCTTAAGGCGCTGCCAGTCGAGCTTCCAACCCTGCCTTCACGCTCTGCCATTCGCCTCGCAAGATGCTGAACATGACGCTGTCACGGGCAAACCCATCCGGGCGCACCTGATATTGGCGCAGCGTGCCTTCTTCTACCGCCCCCATTTTCCGCATGGCGGCGAGGCTGCGGGCATTGCGGGCGTCTACCTTGAAATGCACTCGGTTGGCCCCCAACACCTCGAAAGCACGGGCCAGCAGCAACAGTTTGGATTCGGGATTCACCACGCCGCCCCGCGCCCCCGGCAGCAACATCGTGCCAATTTCCATCCAGCGGTCTACGGTCTTGACCTCGCTGTAGCTGATGCGGCCCACCGCCTGCCCGCCCAGCAGCACGGCCCAGTTGATACGGTTTGGCAGGGCATTCAGCCGCGCGATGTAGTCGGCCCAAGCTTCAGCGGTGGCTTCTTCTGGCCCGCCCCGCGCCAGCATCGCTACCGTGTCGGCATCGGCCCCAGCATTCAAAGCCTCAGCGTGAGCTTCGGTCAGGGCTTCCAGCCTAATGAAGCGGCCCGGTAGGGTGGGGGCCAACAGCCACTCGGCGGCGGGGGCTGGGGCTGTAGGCAAAGAATCAGGCGCATCGCTCATGGAAGAACGATACGCCGGAG includes the following:
- a CDS encoding LrgB family protein, with protein sequence MIWFALTLLAFALGVVLQLHLQSRPLLRTLLNPTLLATVLVGIVLLLTRTSYDTYTRATEPISAFLAPAVVALAVPLYRLRGLLARQWRALLLGGAAGTLAGVALDTLLPRALGLSPDVQRALATAPATSPVALQLADITGATPALAATLAVLSGLLGALILPAFLTRLGVRHPLARGIALGAVAHGIGTARAREEGELTGAASSIGMGLAALVVTLVVAARG
- a CDS encoding GNAT family N-acetyltransferase, encoding MSDAPDSLPTAPAPAAEWLLAPTLPGRFIRLEALTEAHAEALNAGADADTVAMLARGGPEEATAEAWADYIARLNALPNRINWAVLLGGQAVGRISYSEVKTVDRWMEIGTMLLPGARGGVVNPESKLLLLARAFEVLGANRVHFKVDARNARSLAAMRKMGAVEEGTLRQYQVRPDGFARDSVMFSILRGEWQSVKAGLEARLAAP
- the rpsT gene encoding 30S ribosomal protein S20, producing the protein MALRHKSAQKRHRQSLKRRMLNRSRKSTIKTFVKKAVDAAQQNVADAAAVQSKAESLIDKAAKGSTLHKNTAARKKSRLAKAINKLKAAAEQA
- a CDS encoding metallophosphoesterase, whose amino-acid sequence is MRVFAIADLHLATVIPKPMTVFGPQWAGHPEAIWSHWRELVRDEDVVLLPGDLSWAMRLPDALTDLSVVAELPGTKVLLRGNHDYWWPTASRLRAALPAGMLAIVNDAVRVGNVVICGSRGWTTPGHEALNAEDERLLTREAERLSLSVKAAGALRQPGDHFLMMLHYPPASPPYPPNPLTDVIAAARPDLIVYGHLHGVPPERAIQQVDGIPAYLVAADGLKFRPKLLLDTSL
- the recX gene encoding regulatory protein RecX (binds RecA and inhibits RecA-mediated DNA strand exchange and ATP hydrolysis and coprotease activities) — encoded protein: MSFRPRKPRAIPELDGTDAEGKPAKPARVPTPEEARDSLLAYAFRALGARALTAAELKTKLQRRSDDEALVEEVLERVQELGYQDDAQVAQAEGARRGIGGFRVRQTLKRRGVTAPLIDETMLARDPDDEQASATELLSRRWPSLSRKRDPRSSAYGFLARRGFPGAVIWNAIREVSAEQIDDEDAVEPEFMDDEE